The Hallerella porci genomic interval TGCGGCGGGGGAGTAATGCCCAGGTAGCTCAGTGGTAGAGCACTTCCTTGGTAAGGAAGAGGTCTCGAGTTCAAATCCCGATCTGGGCTCTTAAACAATTCGGAGGCTATTTTTTATGGCAAAAGAGAAGTTTGAAAGAACCAAGCCGCACTGCAACATCGGTACGATTGGTCACGTTGACCATGGTAAAACGACCTTGACAGCTGCAAT includes:
- a CDS encoding GTP-binding protein; its protein translation is MAKEKFERTKPHCNIGTIGHVDHGKTTLTAA